Proteins from a genomic interval of Burkholderia cepacia GG4:
- the hemP gene encoding hemin uptake protein HemP, with protein sequence MTDTMRPTTLTLRRTTGTASANRQKTAAVTTPAKPAGSRDAGTRTLSSDALLQGHSHISIAHNGETYQLRATRLGKLILTK encoded by the coding sequence ATGACCGACACCATGCGCCCGACCACGCTGACCTTGCGCCGCACGACCGGCACCGCAAGTGCCAACCGTCAGAAGACGGCGGCGGTCACGACGCCGGCGAAACCCGCCGGAAGCCGCGATGCCGGCACCCGGACCCTCAGCAGCGATGCGCTGCTGCAAGGCCACAGCCACATCAGCATCGCGCATAACGGAGAGACGTATCAGTTGCGTGCCACGCGGCTCGGCAAGCTGATCCTGACGAAGTAA
- a CDS encoding SRPBCC family protein, producing MNFEHLIQINSDDPAVPPLTRDQLWEGLVLRAEQPQLFVLGLDSCVVHERTETTLERELHYGHATVRDHVTFTPNQQVRYDILAADGEIGGSLTMTIEERDDDHQLFLRFEYRTTLTVTDDSEDARQTHGIVKEAYRTSDIDTVRLIREYAQGRKDPDPLH from the coding sequence TTGAACTTCGAACATCTGATCCAGATCAACTCCGACGATCCGGCCGTGCCGCCCCTCACCCGCGACCAGCTCTGGGAAGGCCTCGTGCTGCGCGCCGAACAGCCGCAACTGTTCGTGCTCGGCCTCGACAGCTGCGTCGTCCACGAACGGACGGAAACGACGCTCGAACGTGAGCTGCACTACGGCCACGCGACCGTGCGCGACCACGTCACGTTCACGCCGAACCAGCAGGTCCGCTACGACATCCTCGCGGCCGACGGCGAGATCGGCGGCTCGCTGACGATGACGATCGAGGAACGCGACGACGACCACCAACTGTTCCTGCGTTTCGAATACCGCACGACGCTGACCGTCACGGACGACAGCGAAGATGCCCGGCAGACGCACGGGATCGTCAAGGAAGCGTACCGCACGTCGGATATCGACACGGTCCGCCTGATCCGCGAATACGCGCAGGGCCGCAAGGATCCCGACCCGCTGCACTGA
- a CDS encoding pirin family protein: protein MTIARSLDRTYPALRTTEGGGFVVHRPFPTRLLMDFDPFLLLDEMGPIDYAPGEAVGAPDHPHRGFETVTYVLDGRFRHRDSAGHAGTLGPGDVQWMTAGAGVVHSEMPDPEFAQAGGRSHGFQLWVNLPRRDKLIAPRYQEISADRIPSATSPDGRAQVRVIAGEAFGVRAAIETRTPILYQHFTLQPGATVTQPVPAGYRVFAYPLDGAGRYGPDRQVVDARHMIVYGDDGDAVTFEAGDAPLDLLLVGGVPLNEPIVRYGPFVMNTEEEIRQAVVDYQTGRMGRIEA, encoded by the coding sequence ATGACGATCGCTCGCTCGCTTGACCGCACGTACCCCGCGCTTCGCACGACCGAAGGCGGCGGCTTCGTGGTTCACCGCCCGTTCCCGACCCGGCTGCTGATGGATTTCGATCCGTTCCTGCTGCTCGATGAAATGGGCCCCATCGACTATGCCCCTGGCGAAGCCGTGGGTGCGCCCGACCACCCGCATCGCGGCTTCGAGACCGTGACTTACGTGCTCGACGGGCGCTTTCGCCATCGCGACTCGGCCGGCCATGCCGGCACGCTCGGGCCCGGCGACGTGCAATGGATGACGGCGGGTGCCGGCGTCGTCCACAGCGAGATGCCGGATCCCGAATTCGCGCAGGCAGGCGGGCGCTCGCACGGCTTCCAGCTGTGGGTCAACCTGCCGCGCCGCGACAAGCTGATCGCACCGCGCTACCAGGAGATTTCGGCCGATCGGATTCCGAGCGCCACGTCGCCCGACGGTCGTGCGCAGGTCCGCGTGATCGCCGGCGAAGCGTTCGGTGTTCGCGCGGCGATCGAGACGCGCACGCCGATCCTCTACCAGCATTTCACGTTGCAACCGGGCGCAACGGTCACGCAGCCGGTCCCGGCAGGCTATCGCGTATTCGCATACCCGCTCGATGGAGCGGGCCGCTACGGGCCCGACAGACAGGTCGTCGACGCACGGCACATGATCGTTTACGGTGACGATGGCGATGCCGTGACGTTCGAAGCCGGCGATGCGCCGCTCGACCTGCTGCTGGTCGGCGGCGTGCCGCTCAACGAGCCGATCGTCCGCTATGGCCCGTTCGTGATGAATACCGAGGAAGAGATCCGGCAGGCCGTCGTCGACTACCAGACCGGCCGGATGGGACGCATCGAAGCGTGA